In the genome of Arachis hypogaea cultivar Tifrunner chromosome 9, arahy.Tifrunner.gnm2.J5K5, whole genome shotgun sequence, the window gatattttaattttattcttatgaCACCTCACAtctattctaaaatatcaatatcCTATAATTATTCACTCATATCCATAATTCATAATAGATTGCTGATGAGCAACAAAGACAAAAGTAAAACTCAGTTTTCTTTTCATCTTATGCAGATTTTCTTTGATGACAGTACTAGAAATATTGAAACCGGAAAAGCAGCTGGACTTCAAACTGTCATAGtaagttctaatttttctttctatGCATGTTATGTAAAGATCTAAGCAATAACCCCAGTAATCCATGTAAATATATGTAATTCCAATCAAGCTAACAAATTAAACAAATTTCAGGTGGGGCGATCGGATTTGGTGCCTGGTGCCGACCATGTCCTAAGCAGCATTCACAATATCAAAGAAGCAATACCTGAAATATGGGAGGTTGAAGTAGACAACATAAAGGGAAGGATCCAGTCTCAAGGACTTGAAGCCATGGTCCTTGCATAAATGTTTGCTTGGATCAAATGTTTTAGTAAAGTTGGTCAAGCAAATCAAGGGTTTCTAGCTTAGCTCAGAGTTCTGTCCACCTACATTTACTACAACTTCACCACTGTAATTGTATCCACAGAATAGTGATCCTTAAATAGGTTAATCTTGCAATTAGCAACTATGAAATGGATATTGGAAACTAGTAAATGTAAACCATGTAAGCAAAAGATAGGTAATTACTATAAAGGTTTGGTACAAGCTTAGTTATACAAAATatgcatgtatgtatgtattcTCTTCTAAATGAAATTGCAGTGCCTGGTCCCTCAGTTACATGTTTTTTTTCTCATCATAGTAAAATGATGATTTAAATGCACTAACACTATCCTCAATTGAAAAATTGTAACTGACAATCAGGGAAATGTCATGCACTTAAGTGCAAAGATCAACCATCAAGAGGCAGTTCACCGCAATTAGcgattttgcatgctttcttggGGCTGTTATCACGCGGGCTCGTCTCTAGTGACTCGAGAGTCTTCACAACATCCATTCCATCAATGACTTGTCCGAACACGACATGGCGATTGTCTAGCCATGGCGTCTGCATCATTAAACAACACCATTTACTTCATTTCAGTGCTAAAATCCAAACAAAGTTCAAACAATGTGTGTATCTAATGGTTGAAATGATTGAGCATTAAACACAGGAAACAAAGTTCCTGACTTGTTACAAGTGTGTAAACTAACCATACAAATGAAACATAACTAGCAGAACATATAATAGTACTCTTGGATATgcaaaaaaagatttgaaataaaAACCATGGTCCTACTTAGTGAAacttcttcaatcatgcaacagGCAATTAGCAGATATTGATATATGCTTAATTACACTTTTGGCCTTTCTAGTTTATCAATGTCTGGGATTCTAATTACCTTAGTTTTAAAGTTGCTATGTGAAAGGCATTTCCACAACAATAAAGCCAATAAAGAAACATTTTTCTTGTCAGAAAAGAAATGTCCACATTGGAACATTGAATTGTAACAGAAACTAAATATCAATAATCAACCACTTCCAAAAACACAGAAAAAAATAATTGCATCAACTAAAAAATAAAGAacttaaaatcaaccaaaaatataaaaagaaagggACAACAGTTTGCCAATTGAAATGAGAGATGCCGAAATTCAACTTTAGTAAGACTTAGAGGATCAAGGGTGTAAGTAAACCATGATTTTATCAGTAGGTGATGAAAATATGAGAGACAATTACTAGAAGTGCAAAATCCATGGAGTAAGGGGCATTTTTAATTGGGATAGACTTGAGAAACAGGAAACAAGCATTAATTGGTGAATTCTTCACAGAACTAAAAAGCAAGATATTCTAGTCAATTTGACCATTATCATCGAATTCCTTTGCGATAATGTTGCTTCTGAAAATTCCATGTTTGTAATGAGGATGGAGAGGAACTTGCGGAAAACACTTTTTTCCGAAAACAAATGCATAAAAGATAACTGAAAAGGAAGACAGTGTGTGCTTCTCACCGGTACGGTGCAAATAAAAAACTGACTGCCATTGGTATCAGGACCAGCATTTGCCATACTCAAAATTCCAGGACCAGCATGCTTCACTGAAAGAACATCATTATGTAAATTATTCATGGAAACTGCAATTTGAAGGTTGTTATTAACCTTgctattttataaaaaaagaacaCTCAAAGCAGAATCTTAAATACTTATTGAGTTATTGTACAATCAAAAGTGTTAAAACTCAATGGACTGATGGTTAGTTCAAGAGATTGAGTGTACTGGTTCTTTTATTATACATAGTTAATTTTCTATAATTCGTAACTGCTATTCGGTTTCACTGagaattaatttctttttctgtATGCTAAAACTATATTACATATCAAACAGCAGTAGAGAGTAGAGACTTACAGTTAAAATTCTCATCTTCAAACCGAGAACCATAGATACTAACTCCACCGGTTCCCTGCAACCAATTAAATCATGTTTGAGGAGCAAAGAAAATTGTTACTCGAGAGCAAATACATGCCCCCCCATTAGCATGAATATGTGGGAAAACAAACAGATGAACAAAATATAACAGAGCATACATTTCCCTCGGTGAAGTCCCCGCCTTGAATCATGAAGTCTTTGATTATACGATGGAAGTAGCATCCTTTATAGCCATATCCTTTCTCTCCTGCACAAGAATTATTCAACTTTATGAATGAGATGCTGTGTCACAGATCACTTCTACAAAGGCAGAAGTTAATGTAGACATATTTGATTGCTTGCCTGTGCACAAAGCTCGAAAATTCTCGGCTGTTTTAGGAACGACGTCCCCAAATAAACCAAAAACAATCCTGCCAGCAGGTTCACCCGCAACTTGTACATCAAAGAAGCACTTAGTTGTCACTTTGGCTAGCAGCTCCTAGAAGTTGCCAACAGAACCATGTGAGTAAAGAAGCAACATCTCAAATCACAGAATAAAAATTGGTTATTGGTTATTGAGGATTGCTATGAACATTTTTTCTTAAAGCAATGAATATGTGAAAGAAATGATATATCCTCCTACTAATGGAAGAATCAATTACTTTTTAATATTTCATGACATTGATCGTATCTACTTTTTACTTTACTTAGGTGAAATTTTAGGAGGCTATATGATTACTGAATTTTTAACATGGGGATGGAAGAAAACATAACCATTCATTGTACATAACTATATGATGAATAAGTGGTCAACATTCTGGAAATCATTTCTATTATCAAATTCATTTAAGTGTTAACTCTAATCCAAACACCGAAGGGAAAGATAAGAATGAAGTAAAAATTAGAGTGGATGAAATTACTATCCATTTTGGCTTAGAATTCTTAAACAAACACATTAGAAAATCACGAATTACTCACACTTTCAGTGGCATTCATGCATGTCATTCTCCTATATCTCATTGATTTTGCTTCAGATTGTTGTGTGACAGAAAGCCTCACAGCATAGTGTGATCTTGAAGCCAGTGTTTGGTTGTAACCAATCCGTGATCCGATACTGCTACAGACAACCTGCGGCTTCCGAACCATCGACACATCTTGGCTAAGTTTCCCCTGAAAAAAATCCCAATCTTAATGAAAACATGTCTTCAGTAGCTCCTACATTCTCTCTAATGTTAATTTGTTAGAAATCACCCTCTACAGTCTACACATTGGATGAACATGCTTTCCTTTATCAGATTGGATAGGGTGTGTTTGGAACACCATGAGAACAGAATTCTCACAagaaaataattcttttctttggTTTGAAATACAATAAAAGTTTAATCTTCAATTCCCAACAGAATTCCAATTCTCACATTGATGTTCAAACTAAATCAGACCTTCTTATTTGCAATTCCATTATTACTAAAGATTGAAATGTTAAAATATccctaaccaaaaaaaaaaaaagacaaataaagAAACTACTAAGATAAAATAGTAAAGAACACAAAACTCATTTCATTCATGCAATTAATTGTTCCAAAtcatgaatttgaatttgaaatagaaTTAGAATTCACTTCTTAACAGAAATAGAATTCTTTTctcactttatttttttttttttttgtttccttctCACTTTAATGCATTCCAAACCATTGACGTTTCTCTGCCTAACCGTCTAAGCTTGTAAGAGAGATTGTTCATAACATAGTATAAGAGTTTCAACGATGAAAAAGTTCTAGAGTTTGATTTGGTTATTTAACAAACCATTGAAGAGAAAAATGGTAGGCATACAAGTTCTACTACAAAGAAAACCTAAGAAGCACAAACACTTGTTGATTTTGCTTGTAATatagaaggaaaaaaagaaagaaaaagaagtagtagCTAAAAACCTGGAGATGATGAAACCGAGGAAGTAGAATTTGACTTTGCAGCAATTGAGTTGAGAATGAAGATGCCATGAATGACTCGAAACTTGTTTAGTTGACTTTGTGAGCCTACAAATGCTCTGTTTTCTGAACACAAGTTTAGCTTCTCTTACCTTTATAGTTCGAAGGTGAACTCCCAAAGCCACACACTGCTACTCCTATGGATAAGCGGTTCTAACATTGGCATTCCAAGAGTTATATTATATCTATGAAGCACACTTCACACATTTTCGCACATATAACATTTACCGACATTAGTTTAATATACGTGTTTATTGTGTTTAACTatgtttttagataaaaattattttttggatacgactaaataattctaaatacCATCAAATATTAacgtatttaattttatttttaatatatatttttaaaataaatttagatataatatatattattatttattaaaacaaaaaaatattttaaatatttgatataattaaaataaaacattaaaaattttaattatattttaatatcaataaaatatcaaaatattgttatgatttatttaaaaaatactttatattttatatgtatgcgtgtttttatatcatgtaagattttaaaatttgcatgTCGACGTGTCTTGTGTCATGTCGTATTCTATGTCTGGATACGAACATAGCAAATGAGGAGTACATAAATAAAACTAAGGAGTACATAAACAAAAGTCAGGCACGGTTGGAAGGAAGTTTTGcggcttagtttggtaaaacttttactttttaaaagtagcttataaaagttaacttttaaaagatggctttttaaaagttgtagcatttatgtttggtaaatcaaatcaaaaacaacttttaataaacataagcaacatcaattgtgtttggtaaaatggcttttaaaatttaaaaatactataatagacataaatgcaaacattaaatttgaaaattagttaacatataaggttatattagacttttaaattttgaaaagcacaagccaactttgaaaagctctatcctaggtgctttcaaa includes:
- the LOC112710643 gene encoding peptidyl-prolyl cis-trans isomerase, chloroplastic; this encodes MASSFSTQLLQSQILLPRFHHLQGKLSQDVSMVRKPQVVCSSIGSRIGYNQTLASRSHYAVRLSVTQQSEAKSMRYRRMTCMNATESELLAKVTTKCFFDVQVAGEPAGRIVFGLFGDVVPKTAENFRALCTGEKGYGYKGCYFHRIIKDFMIQGGDFTEGNGTGGVSIYGSRFEDENFNLKHAGPGILSMANAGPDTNGSQFFICTVPTPWLDNRHVVFGQVIDGMDVVKTLESLETSPRDNSPKKACKIANCGELPLDG